In Pseudorasbora parva isolate DD20220531a chromosome 9, ASM2467924v1, whole genome shotgun sequence, the sequence aattgctGGTGCCTTAAAGGTTCCATAAGTGGACACTCCCAGATACAGTGAATACAAGTACTTCTGTCCTTTTGACATTTCCAACAAACATTATTTGTTAGACCCACCCATTCTAAGAGTTGTCGGATAGAACCTGTATATGATTTTGTACTGTGTACTTGCCATCTAGCTTCTCTTGCgtatttacttttatttgacACAATTCATTTCCATTTTTgtagattttatttttgtagATTTTTATAGAAACACAATTTCTAATTTGTAGGTatttccaaaaatgttattttcccTTTTAGATTATACTTCTGTATAAGGTTATTATAAGACATAAatataagactttttaaaaatgtttttgtgctcaccaaggctgtacCTGTTTGatctaaatacagtaaaaacaataatattgtaaaatattattgctatttaaaatgactaattttctatttaaatatatattaaaatgtaatttattcctgtgacggtaaagctacattttcagcatattttctccagtcttcagtgccacatgatctttcagaaatcattctaatgttcTGATTTAGTGTTCAATAAAAATTCTTATTATCAGTATTGAAACCAGCTGTGtggttaaattattattgttatttatttatttttactgttagagatatttttcaggattatttgatgaatggaaaggtcaaaagagcagcattaatttgaaatagaaatggtATTGTTTAGTTTTGTAAAATTAGGAATTTCTGTCTTGATATAtcttgaataaaagtattcatttgtTATGAATGATAatagttactttttattttgttataaatTATGCAAAATGGCAAATTTGTATATACATTCCTCTTAATTGTCCCTGCTTTAATATCTGTTACATATCCATTATAGAGGAAGCAGCAGTCGATGAAAAGAAAGGAAAGCTCTACAAACCGAAGTCAAGGATTATGGAGGCGAAAAGTTTTTTACCATTGGAAACTCCACCACAGTTTTTAGCATTAGATAAACGCAGTGTGAGTTTCTTgtcatttattttcataaacttttttaaaaaaaaatcgattttgtGTTATTGGCCATTTTTTTCTATTATATTACCTAGACATCGAAGAAAGTggataaagaaaagaaaaagagcaACCTTGAACTCTTTAAAGAAGAACTGAAACAGTAGGTGTTCTTTACATTCTTATTTAACCAACAACAGCATCCTTAATATGGTGATCTCAGATGTAATACTGCTGTTTTTGTAGGATACAGGAGGAGCGTGATGAGCGCCACAGGTTAAAGGGCCGTGTCAGTCGGTTTGAGCCCCTTCCCACAACGGAAGGAAGGCGATCCTGTAAGTTATCATGTTTTTCCCCCCACCCTAAATAGTTGGTTTACCCTGTTCACTCATGGTGTCAGACCCAGTCAAGTTTTTGCCCCTCCCACATGTCTTGGCCACTGCCACAATTCAGCAGTGTATACGCTATCAGATTAAGGAAACAAAATTCACACTGCTTTTCTTCTGCTTTTAGCGGATGGTTCTTCACGAAGAAACCGTCCGTCCAGTggtaattttgttttatatactGTGTAATGCAATGGCCATTTTGCTGTTTATGTATCCCATCATGGAGGAAGACATTGCAAAACATCAGTTGTTATTTagagctctttttttttttcagtcttgGATGATTCGGCTCCTGGCTCACATGATGTTGGTGATCCCACAACTACAAATCTGTATTTGGGCAACATAAATCCTCAGgtaaattatcatttttgttCCTGGTAATTGTTGTTACGTAATGTCTCAAACCCGAAAATCCCCATTCTAAAGCTAACTCTTTCATCCTCCAGATGAACGAAGAGATGCTCTGTCAGGAATTTGGTCGCTATGGTCCATTAGCCAGTGTGAAAATTATGTGGCCCAGGACTGATGAGGAGAGGGCCAGAGAAAGGAATTGTGGTTTTGTAGCCTTCATGACGAGAAGAGATGCTGAACGCGcgcttaaacatttaaatggtaaaTATAATTTTCTTCAGATCTATTAGTGGCTGACCAATATAATAAGGTAAATTGGCCAATATTGAGCAAATACACATTCATTTTTTAACAAaggtattgtaaaaaaaaataatactagcAATATAGAGTCAAGAAGTTGCTTTCTGAAGTATAAATTTAtcaaaacctttttttaaatatttatgtaaaatcACTGTATTTGCAGAAATAATGCTTGTTATTTACTACCTTTAAATaggaagatttttttatttatatatatatatatcatctaTATCCCTATATCAGCTTTATGTTGGCCATCTGCCACCTTTCCACCATCAGGCCAAACCGTTCTTGTTGCTTAACCATTCTATTCCATGCCAATCCGGCACTGTCGTATATGGTTTCGTTTTCCACTGTGGGACTGATAACTGAGCTCTTTGGAATGTAATACAAATGCATCAGTTGTTGCCTTTGTTACACTAGAGTTTACAGATCATATGAGATGTAAATAGCAACGCTGTTATGAAGAATGATCGGATATTTCTATTATTAACTTGTGTTTACTTCGCTCAAATAACACACTTGGCAGCAGACAAGTGATAAATCCTGAGTGGCGATGTCACTATATGCATTCTACCAGCACAGTTAGCCAAGAGCAGTTTGTAATCGTGACATGCCGAACCAAGCTTAAGTGCAATTATAACTATAACCATTACTTACTGTTCTTAAAGAATTAGttaacttcaaaatgaaaacgaactgatcatttactcacccccatttCATCAAAGATGTTCTTGGCTGGCTGTCTTCAGTCCAaaagaaattcagttttttaaggaaaacattccaggcaggatttttctccatgtATTGGACTTCAGTAGCAACCAACAGGTTGAAAGTACAGATCAATGTAGGTTAAGAGGGCTCTGCACTATCCCAGCTGAGGAAAAGGGTCTTATCTAATTAAATGAtcggtcatttaaaaaaaaaaaaagacaaaaagccCTTTGAAGCCCTTTATATCCTGGAATATTTTCCtcaaacttaatttcttttcaaaTGAAGAaggaaagacatgaacatcttgaatGAGATGggagtgagtaaattatcaggcaATTTTCAtcttgaagtgaactaatcctttaagaatGTTTGACTTAATGCTAGTGGCTTGATATATTGCCATCGGCCATCAAAAATCAACCGAATCGGTCAACCACTAAAATCTTCATTCTTTACAATCACTTAGTGTTTGTTTCCCTCTTGACACCAATGATTAATTTGGCAAATGCTGTTCATTTCAGGCAAAATGATAATGAATTTTGAAATGAAACTGGGATGGGGCAAAGGTGTACCAATTCCTCCTCACCCAATATACATTCCACCTTCAATGATGGAGCACACCCTCCCACCTCCACCCTCTGGACTGCCCTTCAATGCCCAGCCCAAAGAGAGGCTAAAGAACCCCAATGCTGCAATGCCTCCCCCTCCAAAGTGCAAAGAGGAGTTTGAGAAGGTAACTTGGCATACGTGGGACAACATTTTTTTGGTTAGCATGGTTATAAATGTAGTTAGGCTAAACTGCTTTCTTAGTAATGTTtgtttatatgcattttatttgtgtgtatgGAAGAggtgcagaattttttttttcatcttgcTTTTCTTTGTGAAAAAGTTTTTGCTCATAGAATTGTGCAATTTTACTAAATTAGCAATTTTTGTAAATAATCCTATAAATTACATGTACCATGCTGATTGTACCGGTAAGTGTTTTGGAGTGTAGATTACTCATTGCACAAGACAAATTATAGGTTTTAAATGCAAGTTAAGATAAAACTACCCCTTTGATACTCagtttgaaaaaaatgtaaagagactttttaaaaatataaattttttgTATGCAGATTGTGTATGATTTCACTGCCTCTTTCTCTAAGGATTGTGTTCAGTCAAGTTTTAAAACTGACATCGTAGAACACATTTGTTGTTGTAGGAGTATATGTTGCATTTAGTGTTATGACTGTTTCTTTTTAACAATACTCACATATATTCTATGTTTATTATCTGATGTGACTTCATATCCAGACTCTGTCGCAAGCCATAGTCAAAGTGGTTATCCCAACAGAAAGGtacatgttttctttttttccaaattcTTATGAAATGTAGAGAACTTATCCCATCTCTGTAGATTGAAAGATTGGCCATATCCATGCTACCAGAGGCTGGTTTGAGTGAGCAATAGTTGAGGCCTTGCATGAAAATCAGGAGCAGCCACTAACAATACAAGTCACACACATGCATTGCATTTTTCTACAAAGGGTTTGCATCATACTGCTCAGATAACGAAGGTCATATTAGTAGAGAGAGTTCTCTGTCCTACACATTTCTGTTCAGAAGTTTGAGgtcagttattttttttatttttttgaaagaataaaataattaaattcagGAAGGACTTAAGTTGTTTAATAGTGTTAAATGCCTTTATAAAGTTACAGAGATTTGTTTTGAAAAATGTGTGTTCTTTTGAATCCTCCAAttgtcaaagaatcctaaaGAAAATGCCACTAAAGTATTAAGCAGCATAACTGAGATTAACAttgttataaattattattgtgCTGCAAAttggcatattagaatgattcctgaaggatcatgtaacactgaaaACCAGATTACTGATGCTGTAAATTCGTTTAGAAATAGATCCACATggaaaaattatttgaaatggTATTATTTCccaatattactgtttactgtatttttgatcaagtaAATACAAGccttgagcccctttcacactgcaattccggcaaatacacggataatgcgacccggcatttgttcccgggtcgctagatttggtccattcacactgccagcgaaataccgtaatatgtgcgctttcacacacaacccgtaacggtcccgggtcgagttgacatgtgacatccggatgtgacgtataatggcgagcgatctcagcttcagcgcggatagtaaggagctccgtggtctcgacttgtgtccagtttgcgcacatttctgcttgtttaattttagtttcttttgtatacaaacactctctgcgtttaaaacaccgactagctcttctgggactgcagggttgtgttattgaaaaaacaagctctaggagtcgcacgataactacgtacacgttgcggcattagtttcggcttttgttcacacagcgctcgtcccgggtcgaataccgcaatattactaggtccccgacccgggtcgaattcggtaatcaatcccgggacgtggttgctttcacacagaaggcgacccggcaatgttccgagaatattgcgggtccgacgtgcagtgtgaaaggggctttggtgagcttaagagacttctttcaaaaatattgaACAATCTAACCAGCttgaaacttttgaacagtagtgtacgtTATGAATTAATGCTGTTTTGTGTTTGTAGAGCCTCCTTTTAGACAGAATTATTGCAGATGTCAGCGTTACAGCATGCTTGATGGGTTGTTCCACTAGATTTTAAAAGAGAGTTCAGGTTTAATCGGACATACTACATCAGATGTGATTCATTAAAGCACTACTAATTTAGCAACTAAAACATTACACAATACACATTCACCTAAGTgtcagttacacacacacacacacacacacacaaaacagccCTCTGGCTATTGCTCCCTTCAACTGCCCCCAGTAGCATGGTACAAAAGCGACACCCAATCCCCATAGTCTCAGTGACCTTTGACATTGGCCTTGGTGAGCAGCACAAGTTGAACTGTCTGCAGCAGCGAGGGACCAGAAAAGCGTCACAGGATGGATTGGGGAAAGTATACAGAATGATTGCCTGACATTGGTATGATCGGCTCCAATACTTGTGATTTGTGTTTGAGTACATTTGAAAAACATCATCTGTTTATTTTATCGGCCACTTCACGAGCCAGTCAGGAAGCCAATTGTTGTCCCTATCCTTTAACTGACTCTAGAAGTGCTTACATGACTTTGTCCCTCTCCATCCACACCTGTCTATTGTCAATAAGCAAGAAAAATCACTGTCACTCGGCCTCACATTTAGTATCTCAGTAGCACGTCCAGTTGTAAGCTACAAGGGCAGAATGCTATGGCTGAGACTTAGATGTAGATTTTGAGAggatttaaatgttttgattgTCACACTGCCAGTcagtttaaaatgttaaaagttcAAACTTGTCAATTGACTCATGGATAGTAAGTGCAAGGATGTTGCATTTCATCAAATGTCATAATGTAGCTGTAGCAGTTGTTTAGGTGTGGCTGTTGATGGCGCTGAATCTGTTTCGCTTTAACTGTGTTTTTCTCGTAGGAATTTGCTCTCTCTCATCCATCGAATGATCGAGTTTGTGGTGCGTGAGGGTCCCATGTTTGAAGCCATGATCATGAACAGAGAGATCAATAATCCGCTCTACAGGTGAGTGCATTTTTATGAATGGGCTACTTTTTTTCCCAAGGCATGAAAATAAAATTCACTTTATTTCCAAAAtgcatgtaaaataaaatttaaaatatttgtcataACCAGAACTTCCAATGAAATGCCCCTTTTTTTCCGGTATTCAAcagatttttatttgaaaatcaaAGTCCAGCTCATGTCTATTACCGGTGGAAGTTATACACCATATTACAGGTTagtcttatttttattattatctttttacAAAAAACTTGAAATGAGTCCAgacataaaatgtaaaaatctccACTCATAGGGTGAATCTCCAACAAAATGGAAATCGGAAGACTTCAGGATGTTTAAGAATGGATCTTTCTGGAGACCGCCACCTCTAAACCCATATTTACATGGCACTCCTGAAGATGAGGAACATGATGAGGAAGATGATGAAGAAAGTGGAAAGAAGGGCAGCTTAAAAGACGAGTATGTCAATCTGTTTTAATGGAGATATTGTTTGGTGCTACCAGGCTTTTGGTTGTATGCTTTATTGCTAGTTGTGTGAAGTAAATATTCTTGTCTGCTGCAGCGAAAGGGATAAACTGGAGGAGTTACTCCGAGGTCTCACGCCGAGGAAGAGCGACATAGCTGATGGCATGTTTTTCTGCCTCACGCATGCCGATGCAGCTGAGGAAATAGTGGAATGCATTGCTGAGTCTCTGTCCATACTTAAAACACCTCTGCCAAAGAAGGTTACTTATACTGTAGAATTAATATTAACTATAATTACGATAGATTTTTTTACGtttcattctttactttttGTTTACATCTGCATTCCTGTCCTCCCTCAGATTGCAAGGTTATATTTGGTGTCAGATGTGCTGTATAACTCCTCAGCAAAAGTTGCTAATGCCTCCTATTACAGAAAATTGTAAGTTGTACAATTGTGCAATCAAAGCATTAGTTCTCTTTGTctgtttttaatgtgtttgtctTTTATTCTTTTACAGCTTTGAAACAAAACTTTGTCAGATATTTTCTGACCTAAATGCCACTTATAAGACAATACAGGGCCATTTACAATCAGAAAATTTCAAGGTGCTCCATCTCTCATCCGGCTTTTATCTCTCTTTAACCCACACTGGTTTTATAACAAAGTTAACTATCTGGATTTGACGTTTTTTAATTTTGGTCCTCACAGCAACGAGTAATGTCCTGTTTCCGTGCGTGGGAAGACTGGGCAGTGTATCCTGATCCGTTCCTGATTAAACTTCAAAACATTTTCCTGGGTCTTGTCAGTCTCGATCCTGAAAAGACTGAGCCTGAAGAGCTGGTGCCAGAGGTTAGCTTGGTATAGATTTGAGTGATTCATGGATTTTCAATGGTAAAATTTGAGTCGAGTCTAAACATTAATTGCATTTTCACTTAGCTCCCAGAAAGAACTGAGGACATTGATGGTGCTCCTATCGTCGAAGAGGAGCTGGATGGCGCTCCTTTGGATGATGTTGACGGCATGCCCATTGATGGAGCTCCAATTGATGGCGCTCCACTCGATGACCTGGATGGAATGCCCATCAAAGGATCAGATGATGATCTGGATGGTGTTCCTTGTAAGAATGCTGactacattgttttttttatacactcAACTCACACTTAGTACACTTAACACATCACTCTATTCAAAGATTGAaacaaatatactttataagtACATTAGAATTGCTGAATGTCATGGTAGATATTCTAAAAGAAATTTGTTGTGGaaaaaattcagtgttttttattttcttttatttttttctatagtTGATCAAAAACCAGGTTTTAAGGTCGCTCCATCAAAATGGGAGGCAGTGGATGGTGCTGCTTTGGAAGCACAAGGTTAATTCAGATGACATTTATCACATTTAAAGATTTGTTTCCTCCTTATGTACACATCATGcaatttttctccatttttagcTGTAACCACATCAAAATGGGAAATCTTTGATCTGCCAGATGATTCTGAGAAAAGTAAAACAAGGTAAGTTGTTCTTCTAGGCTTGGAAACTCGtgattattaaatgttaaagggCATGCAAACGTCTTggaaatgtatataaaaataattttttcttgttataaAATA encodes:
- the u2surp gene encoding U2 snRNP-associated SURP motif-containing protein isoform X5, with the protein product MIEFVVREGPMFEAMIMNREINNPLYRFLFENQSPAHVYYRWKLYTILQGESPTKWKSEDFRMFKNGSFWRPPPLNPYLHGTPEDEEHDEEDDEESGKKGSLKDDERDKLEELLRGLTPRKSDIADGMFFCLTHADAAEEIVECIAESLSILKTPLPKKIARLYLVSDVLYNSSAKVANASYYRKFFETKLCQIFSDLNATYKTIQGHLQSENFKQRVMSCFRAWEDWAVYPDPFLIKLQNIFLGLVSLDPEKTEPEELVPEVSLLPERTEDIDGAPIVEEELDGAPLDDVDGMPIDGAPIDGAPLDDLDGMPIKGSDDDLDGVPFDQKPGFKVAPSKWEAVDGAALEAQAVTTSKWEIFDLPDDSEKSKTSSTRETESKDSLRSSSAAEQQSYSNPVREEYDSKSAKFFEMSEEKRAKLREIELKVMKFQDELESGKRPKKSGQSIQEQVELYRDKLLQREKEKEMEKDKEKEKEKEKEKERKDKDKSDVSHKEKDKDDSTPGRKEKKRRHSPSPSPTRSSSSRRGRSPSPRSERSDRSYTKDSSRLSYKDSPRDSNRKSSKRSPSPPRTPKRSRRSRSRTPKKSSKKSRSRSRSPHRSHKKSKKSKH
- the u2surp gene encoding U2 snRNP-associated SURP motif-containing protein isoform X4; translation: MLQCLPLQSAKRSLRRNLLSLIHRMIEFVVREGPMFEAMIMNREINNPLYRFLFENQSPAHVYYRWKLYTILQGESPTKWKSEDFRMFKNGSFWRPPPLNPYLHGTPEDEEHDEEDDEESGKKGSLKDDERDKLEELLRGLTPRKSDIADGMFFCLTHADAAEEIVECIAESLSILKTPLPKKIARLYLVSDVLYNSSAKVANASYYRKFFETKLCQIFSDLNATYKTIQGHLQSENFKQRVMSCFRAWEDWAVYPDPFLIKLQNIFLGLVSLDPEKTEPEELVPEVSLLPERTEDIDGAPIVEEELDGAPLDDVDGMPIDGAPIDGAPLDDLDGMPIKGSDDDLDGVPFDQKPGFKVAPSKWEAVDGAALEAQAVTTSKWEIFDLPDDSEKSKTSSTRETESKDSLRSSSAAEQQSYSNPVREEYDSKSAKFFEMSEEKRAKLREIELKVMKFQDELESGKRPKKSGQSIQEQVELYRDKLLQREKEKEMEKDKEKEKEKEKEKERKDKDKSDVSHKEKDKDDSTPGRKEKKRRHSPSPSPTRSSSSRRGRSPSPRSERSDRSYTKDSSRLSYKDSPRDSNRKSSKRSPSPPRTPKRSRRSRSRTPKKSSKKSRSRSRSPHRSHKKSKKSKH
- the u2surp gene encoding U2 snRNP-associated SURP motif-containing protein isoform X2, translated to MDSFTLCERVNALHALACTVLGKMADKTPGGAQKANSKALLESKLKAFSIGKMAVAKRTLSKKEQDELKKKEDERAAAEIYEEFLAAFEGGEGKVKTFVRGGIANATKEEAAVDEKKGKLYKPKSRIMEAKSFLPLETPPQFLALDKRSTSKKVDKEKKKSNLELFKEELKQIQEERDERHRLKGRVSRFEPLPTTEGRRSSDGSSRRNRPSSVLDDSAPGSHDVGDPTTTNLYLGNINPQMNEEMLCQEFGRYGPLASVKIMWPRTDEERARERNCGFVAFMTRRDAERALKHLNGKMIMNFEMKLGWGKGVPIPPHPIYIPPSMMEHTLPPPPSGLPFNAQPKERLKNPNAAMPPPPKCKEEFEKTLSQAIVKVVIPTERNLLSLIHRMIEFVVREGPMFEAMIMNREINNPLYRFLFENQSPAHVYYRWKLYTILQGESPTKWKSEDFRMFKNGSFWRPPPLNPYLHGTPEDEEHDEEDDEESGKKGSLKDDERDKLEELLRGLTPRKSDIADGMFFCLTHADAAEEIVECIAESLSILKTPLPKKIARLYLVSDVLYNSSAKVANASYYRKFFETKLCQIFSDLNATYKTIQGHLQSENFKQRVMSCFRAWEDWAVYPDPFLIKLQNIFLGLVSLDPEKTEPEELVPELPERTEDIDGAPIVEEELDGAPLDDVDGMPIDGAPIDGAPLDDLDGMPIKGSDDDLDGVPFDQKPGFKVAPSKWEAVDGAALEAQAVTTSKWEIFDLPDDSEKSKTSSTRETESKDSLRSSSAAEQQSYSNPVREEYDSKSAKFFEMSEEKRAKLREIELKVMKFQDELESGKRPKKSGQSIQEQVELYRDKLLQREKEKEMEKDKEKEKEKEKEKERKDKDKSDVSHKEKDKDDSTPGRKEKKRRHSPSPSPTRSSSSRRGRSPSPRSERSDRSYTKDSSRLSYKDSPRDSNRKSSKRSPSPPRTPKRSRRSRSRTPKKSSKKSRSRSRSPHRSHKKSKKSKH
- the u2surp gene encoding U2 snRNP-associated SURP motif-containing protein isoform X3, encoding MDSFTLCERVNALHALACTVLGKMADKTPGGAQKANSKALLESKLKAFSIGKMAVAKRTLSKKEQDELKKKEDERAAAEIYEEFLAAFEGGEGKVKTFVRGGIANATKEEAAVDEKKGKLYKPKSRIMEAKSFLPLETPPQFLALDKRSTSKKVDKEKKKSNLELFKEELKQIQEERDERHRLKGRVSRFEPLPTTEGRRSFLDDSAPGSHDVGDPTTTNLYLGNINPQMNEEMLCQEFGRYGPLASVKIMWPRTDEERARERNCGFVAFMTRRDAERALKHLNGKMIMNFEMKLGWGKGVPIPPHPIYIPPSMMEHTLPPPPSGLPFNAQPKERLKNPNAAMPPPPKCKEEFEKTLSQAIVKVVIPTERNLLSLIHRMIEFVVREGPMFEAMIMNREINNPLYRFLFENQSPAHVYYRWKLYTILQGESPTKWKSEDFRMFKNGSFWRPPPLNPYLHGTPEDEEHDEEDDEESGKKGSLKDDERDKLEELLRGLTPRKSDIADGMFFCLTHADAAEEIVECIAESLSILKTPLPKKIARLYLVSDVLYNSSAKVANASYYRKFFETKLCQIFSDLNATYKTIQGHLQSENFKQRVMSCFRAWEDWAVYPDPFLIKLQNIFLGLVSLDPEKTEPEELVPEVSLLPERTEDIDGAPIVEEELDGAPLDDVDGMPIDGAPIDGAPLDDLDGMPIKGSDDDLDGVPFDQKPGFKVAPSKWEAVDGAALEAQAVTTSKWEIFDLPDDSEKSKTSSTRETESKDSLRSSSAAEQQSYSNPVREEYDSKSAKFFEMSEEKRAKLREIELKVMKFQDELESGKRPKKSGQSIQEQVELYRDKLLQREKEKEMEKDKEKEKEKEKEKERKDKDKSDVSHKEKDKDDSTPGRKEKKRRHSPSPSPTRSSSSRRGRSPSPRSERSDRSYTKDSSRLSYKDSPRDSNRKSSKRSPSPPRTPKRSRRSRSRTPKKSSKKSRSRSRSPHRSHKKSKKSKH
- the u2surp gene encoding U2 snRNP-associated SURP motif-containing protein isoform X1, with translation MDSFTLCERVNALHALACTVLGKMADKTPGGAQKANSKALLESKLKAFSIGKMAVAKRTLSKKEQDELKKKEDERAAAEIYEEFLAAFEGGEGKVKTFVRGGIANATKEEAAVDEKKGKLYKPKSRIMEAKSFLPLETPPQFLALDKRSTSKKVDKEKKKSNLELFKEELKQIQEERDERHRLKGRVSRFEPLPTTEGRRSSDGSSRRNRPSSVLDDSAPGSHDVGDPTTTNLYLGNINPQMNEEMLCQEFGRYGPLASVKIMWPRTDEERARERNCGFVAFMTRRDAERALKHLNGKMIMNFEMKLGWGKGVPIPPHPIYIPPSMMEHTLPPPPSGLPFNAQPKERLKNPNAAMPPPPKCKEEFEKTLSQAIVKVVIPTERNLLSLIHRMIEFVVREGPMFEAMIMNREINNPLYRFLFENQSPAHVYYRWKLYTILQGESPTKWKSEDFRMFKNGSFWRPPPLNPYLHGTPEDEEHDEEDDEESGKKGSLKDDERDKLEELLRGLTPRKSDIADGMFFCLTHADAAEEIVECIAESLSILKTPLPKKIARLYLVSDVLYNSSAKVANASYYRKFFETKLCQIFSDLNATYKTIQGHLQSENFKQRVMSCFRAWEDWAVYPDPFLIKLQNIFLGLVSLDPEKTEPEELVPEVSLLPERTEDIDGAPIVEEELDGAPLDDVDGMPIDGAPIDGAPLDDLDGMPIKGSDDDLDGVPFDQKPGFKVAPSKWEAVDGAALEAQAVTTSKWEIFDLPDDSEKSKTSSTRETESKDSLRSSSAAEQQSYSNPVREEYDSKSAKFFEMSEEKRAKLREIELKVMKFQDELESGKRPKKSGQSIQEQVELYRDKLLQREKEKEMEKDKEKEKEKEKEKERKDKDKSDVSHKEKDKDDSTPGRKEKKRRHSPSPSPTRSSSSRRGRSPSPRSERSDRSYTKDSSRLSYKDSPRDSNRKSSKRSPSPPRTPKRSRRSRSRTPKKSSKKSRSRSRSPHRSHKKSKKSKH